The following are from one region of the Populus trichocarpa isolate Nisqually-1 chromosome 8, P.trichocarpa_v4.1, whole genome shotgun sequence genome:
- the LOC7494919 gene encoding monocopper oxidase-like protein SKS1: MASLGYPRGLTVCAALLAVFLARASGIDIFLEWNVALDNTIRPVTVEQPVITINGMFPGPLINATTNDFVHVNVFNNMDEPLLITWNGIQQRLNSWQDGVSGTNCPIQPGKNWTYVFQTKDQIGSYFYFPSINFQKAAGGFGPIRVNNRNVIAVPFPKPEAEFDLLIGDWFYDSYNKTRSMMASMANIITPDVILMNGKGPYGHSLSKAYESFIVTQGKTYRFRISNVGSAFSFNFRVQNHKMVLVETEGSYTNQITLDSLDVHVGQSYSVLVTADQNEADYYIVASPLLLNTSSPGGFDGVGVLHYSNSLTPVKGPLPGGPDPFDLDSSVNQARSIRWNLTAGAARPNRQGAFNVTNVTLSQTFILDGSTAEIEGAQRYAVNNVSYYTLNTPLKLADHFVNGSGVYQLDRFPVNFVNAKAAYGVSVVTGIHKGWIELVFVNSLNTMDAWHLDGFGFYVVGFGNGLWGPEARNDYNIYDPVVRSTVQVYPNGWTAVYAFLDNPGMWNLRSQSLKNWYLGQELYIRVFDDDPNPAKERPPPNNLLLCGIFAGESEAPASEPGPAPSPGW, translated from the exons ATGGCTTCTCTGGGCTACCCAAGGGGACTAACAGTGTGTGCAGCACTGCTAGCAGTGTTCCTTGCAAGAGCTAGTGGGATTGATATCTTTCTTGAATGGAATGTTGCGCTTGACAATACCATCAGACCTGTTACAGTTGAACAACCA GTTATCACCATCAATGGTATGTTCCCTGGACCTCTGATCAATGCTACAACAAACGATTTCGTCCATGTCAATGTTTTCAACAATATGGATGAGCCTTTGCTCATTACATG GAATGGTATACAACAGAGGCTAAATTCATGGCAGGATGGAGTTTCTGGGACAAACTGTCCTATTCAACCTGGTAAAAACTGGACTTACGTGTTtcagaccaaggaccaaattggtaGTTATTTCTACTTTCCTTCTATCAATTTCCAGAAAGCTGCTGGAGGATTTGGGCCAATTCGAGTCAACAATCGCAATGTTATCGCTGTCCCCTTCCCAAAACCAGAAGCTGAGTTTGATCTTCTGATAGGTGATTGGTTTTATGACAGTTACAAT AAAACCAGATCAATGATGGCCTCCATGGCAAATATTATCACCCCAGATGTTATTCTAATGAATGGAAAAGGCCCTTATGGCCATTCATTGTCAAAAGCCTATGAATCCTTCATTGTCACACAAG GAAAGACTTACAGATTCAGGATATCAAATGTTGGGAGTGCATTCAGTTTCAACTTCAGGGTTCAAAATCATAAGATGGTTTTGGTAGAAACAGAAGGGTCCTACACCAATCAGATAACACTGGATTCTCTTGACGTGCATGTTGGTCAATCCTACTCAGTTCTCGTCACAGCTGATCAGAATGAAGCTGATTACTATATTGTGGCAAGCCCTTTGTTGCTCAACACTAGCAGTCCTGGGGGTTTCGATGGTGTAGGGGTGCTGCACTATTCGAACTCCCTTACACCAGTTAAGGGTCCTCTCCCAGGAGGTCCTGATCCATTTGATCTGGATTCTTCGGTCAATCAAGCAAGATCTATCAG GTGGAACCTGACAGCAGGAGCTGCAAGGCCTAACCGACAAGGAGCTTTTAATGTAACAAATGTTACCTTGTCTCAAACCTTCATCCTAGATGGATCAACGGCAGAAATTGAAGGCGCACAACGCTATGCTGTCAACAATGTGTCATACTACACCTTAAACACCCCACTGAAACTGGCAGATCACTTCGTCAACGGGTCTGGTGTCTACCAACTAGATCGGTTTCCAGTTAATTTTGTCAATGCTAAAGCTGCTTATGGCGTTTCTGTTGTTACTGGAATTCACAAAGGGTGGATAGAACTTGTCTTTGTAAATAGCTTGAATACCATGGATGCATGGCATTTAGACGGTTTCGGGTTCTACGTTGTTGG ATTTGGCAATGGATTGTGGGGACCTGAGGCTCGCAATGATTACAATATTTACGACCCAGTTGTCCGGTCCACCGTGCAAGTGTACCCCAACGGATGGACTGCAGTTTATGCATTCCTAGACAATCCTGGAATGTGGAACCTCCGGTCACAAAGCTTGAAAAATTGGTACTTAGGCCAGGAACTGTATATTCGAGTCTTTGACGATGATCCTAACCCTGCCAAGGAGCGTCCACCGCCTAATAACCTACTTCTATGTG GTATTTTTGCTGGTGAATCTGAGGCTCCGGCCAGCGAACCAGGCCCTGCTCCATCTCCAGGATGGTGA